DNA from Coffea arabica cultivar ET-39 chromosome 10c, Coffea Arabica ET-39 HiFi, whole genome shotgun sequence:
TACTTTATACATTTTATATTCTGGATAAGCAGAATTCTCATCTTTATATACATTTTCACTGCAAAAACGATAAACACTTAGTAATCAATTTTCTGAACATACAATTACAAGAATGAGTAATGTTAATATATAATGAATATTCTGAATATATGACTACAAGAATTAGTAATATGGGCAGATGAAATGTATGAACACTAACCTCTAACTCAAAAATGGAGCAGTATTTGTGAAAGATTTAACATTATTTGCATTATAAACAAAGCATAAGCTCTAGTTAATGCTATATTTTAATACAAGAATTTTCTTATCATATATACTGAAACATCAGTTGGCTTAAATATTGAGGCGGTATCAAAAAATAGATATTTTAGTACAAGAAAGTTAAGCATGAATTGCTGGTGGATTATGAATATCAATAAGTGCAATGAATATGAATCTGACAATCTTGTAATCAATAATTATGAAGGATCATGATTTGCAAGCTGTAAAATATGTTTGTATACTATGTTATTGGTAGCATAGTCAACTGTTGGATCAAAGGGAGAAGGCTGTATAAGAATCTTTACACAATCCCTGCTTTTTGCTCTTGATAAAGCAACATATAGTTGGCCATGTGAAAAAACTGGTTCACGCAAGTATATACCGACAAAATCTAAGGTTTGACCTTGAGCCTTATTAATTGTCATTGCAAAGCATAGGCGCACTGGAAATTGAACTCTTTCAAATGACATTGGACAATCAGGATTATTTTCTATTCGAAAAGATATTCTATGTAAAAAGACTTGTTTGCCTTTGAATTCTCCAGCACTTATAACTGCATCAATAATATTGTTAGTTAAAGATTTACATATTAGCCTTGTTCCATTGCATAAACCTTCAGGGGGGTCAATGTTTCTGAGAAGAATTATTGGGCAATTTGGTTTTAGAATAAGATTATGGGGAGGAAAACCATTAGGCGTTAAGCTATTCTAAAAATCTTCAAATAGGCCTTGTTCTGAAATGTCAAGTGTTTTATCACGACTAATATATTCTTGAGCCTCACCTGGAAAAATGTTAATTAACAAGTTGTTTAACATATCaacaaattcattttttgtagTAAGGATTGCTCGATTTACCAATGAAAAATCGTTCTTGGAAAAAGCTATTAAATCTGGGTAAACTGTTTTGATAAGTTCAAATATTGATTCTGTTTCATTTTTGTATGGTATCAATAGTGGGAGAGGGATCTTTACTTTTGACCCTTGTATTACTGGTTCTAGTCCATTTCCTATTCGGAGAAGGTAATCTGTGAATTCTGGATCTGATATTGCTCTCATGTTGTCTGTGAGGTATAGTTTATGAAGCTGTGGCCAAATGTATGAAGTTACTAAGCTAGCTTGTACAAAATCTTCCTTTGAACCTTTACTGACAACAGGGAGAACTTGTCTAAAGTCACCGCCAAAAATCATAATTTTTGAGCCAAATAATTCAGAAGAACCCATTAAATCTTTTAGTAGCGTATCCACACCTTCTATACCAGTTTTGTGTGCCATTGGAGCTTCATCCCAAATGATAAGTTTAGCTGCTTGAATTAGTTTAGCAAGCGCACTTTGTTTAGTAATTTTACACATGTTAACTGAATTCATATCAATTGGAATCTTGAATCGAGAGTGTGTTGTTCTACCTCCTGGTAATATTGATGCTGCAACTCCACAAGAAGCAGTAGCTAATGCTGTAAAGCCTTTTGACCGTACTTCAGCTAATAATGCTCGATAAAGAAATGTTTTTCCTGTGCCACCTGGTCCATCTATAAAGAAACATCCTTTTCCTTTAATGTATAATGCCTGCATTATGGTATCAAAGGCTGCTTTTTGACCAAGATTAAGTTTAGTAATTGATACCAAGTCATCCTCTGAAACTTTAATCTCTGTTTCACTAATTGTATCTCTTGCATCTGTGTTTGAGTCATGAAATTTGAGTACTCTTGGCACCAGTCCATAGTTGTTTATATTACGACCCATAGACTCTAAAAAATTGCTTATTTGATGCAGATCTTTAAATTGAATATCACTTTTGGTTATGTTTGGGAGTCTATTGTAATCTTTAGACAATGATTCTTCAAATTTCAGCCATAGGGATCTTGGGTTTGAGGGGGTAAAATATACCAACAATGTTGCAAACAACCTTCTTAGGCTATATGGCATATGATAAACGGCAGCTTCTTCTAGACATTCATCTTGTGAGTTATTTGATTCTAAATATCCTAAAGCACAGCTGCTTCGCGAAATGTAGTAACATGTACTCCGTTTacagtttttaaatcatcataagAAGTTGGAGCTCTAACATGCAGTAAAAGGAGTCTTAGGAAGTACCGTTCACCTTCAAGGGGATTTGCTGCAACAATTCTGCCTATAgaatctttttgttttctaggTTGCCAAGATTTGGAACTTGGATACCACACAAAATGCTCAGGGAACTCTTTGTAGGTACATTTGAGACTTTTTGCAAAATCATCTGTAGCATTCATTCAAAAAAATTCGGTAAGCATAGTTTTTTTTGCAAAACTGTTACTTAATATATTGTCAAGACTGTCATTTGGTCGAAATAGCATAGATTGAAAGTTTTCTAGGTGGAGTTGAAGTTGTATTACAGCAGGCTGCATTTCATAAAGATGAAATCTGTATATTCTGCACATTGCTTCAGCTGCACATACCCACCGTGCTGACTGATATTCTTTGATTTCATCAACAATATTTGCTCCATCATCTGAATTCACTTGAAAATGTCTCCTTGCATGGCCTTTGTATATATACTTATACACATACTTCACAGCCTTAATTGTGGAGCAAATTTCTACGTTTATATGACAATTGAATTTAGCCAACAGATAAGCATTGTATAGCACTACCCATCTGTTATCTAAGTAATGTCCccgaaccaaaatttttttcccatcatttcttcttttgtaTGTTGGATATGAATTCTGAGAATGTGTAGTTTTTTCTGCCCATGCTTTTGGATAATTATTCTTGCAAGACTTCTTTGATGCACTCTGCATACATACATTATCAGAATCaatagacttcaaatactattGTTACAGCTCATTCAGTATAGTATAcatagatgatgtattaatattctcagaatcaatagaacaacatttcaaacatttaagtatatttttaaaagtagttaagaaaaatggattagttgtttccgccccaaaaatgaaattatttcaaactaaagtaagatttttaggacataatatatatcaaggaacaataaaaccaattaatagagctttagaatttgctactaaatttccagatgaaataaaagataaaactcaattacaaagatttctaggatgcttaaattatatagcagatttctttcctaaattaagacaagaatgttctATATTATTTAACAGACtaaagaaaaacccaaaaccATGGACAGgtgaacatactcaaaaaataaaatatttaaaagaaaaaatagagtcattaccatgtttatgcctacctcatcctaaagcattcatgatagtaGAAACTGATGcctcagaattaggatatggtggaatactaaaacaaaagataaataattctaaagaagaattagttaggtttcattcaggaacatggtctgaccctcaaaagaattattcaaccattaaaaaagaaattttatccatagttttatgcatatcaaaatttcaagatgatttatataataagaaatttttgattagaatagattgtaaatctgcaaaagaaattttacaaaaagatgttcaaaatatagtttcaaaacaaatatttgctagatggcaagctattttatctgtaTTTGATTTCGAGATTGAATTtatcaaaggagaaaataattctttaccAGATTTTCTTACTAGAAAATTTTTACAAGGACATGGATCCAGCAATGATAGCTCGAAGAAATGCTCGTGAATATTCAAATTATTTGAGATCACAACGAGATTCTCCAAAGCTTCAgaacaaagaaaaaatgattcaaTCCAGAGGATATGTATATTCCATTCAGACCCAGAATGGAAGACAAGTTATTCCAGCCTACCAAATTCCTAAATACGATGAAATTTATGTTCAAAAAAGCCCTTATGCAACCATTACTCCAAAAGAAAGAGCCTTTCTTATTCAAAGATAAATTCAGAAAAACACCATTCGACTCATTACCCATCAAAGAGCAAGCAGAAGTGAAGAATTTCTTCACAACGAATTTATTCAATATTACCAAGACCAGAATAGACAATTATCTGACCAACTTAAAGATGTTGTTTATTAATTTTGCAGGaaaatggattcaaaagcaggcacttccaggccaaagactcctcaggattatgagatgagtcttactcctgtttctcaaaatagatttcaactattatcagattttccagcattgacttatagtcaagctgctACTCCAATTGCTTCTCAAATTAGACCCATTCAACAATTAGCAAAATCCCCAGAAAAATCTCAAGGAAATACTTATTTCACAAAGccatttactcaacatattactttaaccAGATTCCAAGAAATACCCATATACTCTTCTCTTCATCAAGTTACTCAAAGGATCTTTCCTCCAAAATGctattggcaaccagatgacccttcaaaaaatctagactattatgaattaatccttacagatactcaatctgtagagaATTACCCCATTCCAGATAAAAAGAATCCAAACATTATTAGTCATTCCAAGtgtattataaagaaagtttgttctcctggagaatggacttctctttattcgaaaaaatcatttttagtgaatttcattccagatggattcacataccaagattacaaaatggcatggtatcgtgctttcctttttagaccattcaatcattcctggttttttacattcaaagaaagttgtaacaaagaatttccaatttggttcaaccactggtggaaatggttcGGACCTCAACCCGAAATTCTACCTCCGAATGTTCTCATGGGATTTCAAACGTACCTAAAAAGAGTAAAGGGGGAAGAATATACAAGACCAATTTTATTCCacatggaattcaaagtgccatggatattttgctggagtttcaaaattcatcaagaactgGAAAAACCTCTGCCAATGTCATTGGTaagagaattcaaaataaaatggtggactggattcaatcaagaatttggcgATCAAACTAATGTAATCAGATTCCTGACCACTGGAGACAAATTAAAGTGGACAGCTACTACCACTACTCAAAAGGAGACAAGACAGTCAACAATCATTCCAACCACTACACCAACTCCAGTCACTCCaaaaaaagacaaagaaaaagtgacggaaatggcatccgaagaaacagccagtaACTTTTTGATAAAGCAAATTATGCAGAATCCCAAGATGCTGAAAgaatatctgaattatttacaaaagccaaaagaagaagacaaaatagAGGAGCCAGCAGGATCAtccgaatctacttttgatccttttgaTGATCCCATCGATGGACAAAATCCAaacgacttttgaaaaagaatgtCGGCCacaacaaatgaaagcaaaattgaaattcaaataaagatgaaatgcagaacagagcctctataaatagattGAAGATTCAGAAGATAGGGATCGGCGAACAAATATCAGAAGTTGTAATAgacttgtcttagttttcctacCACTCCCACTCACTCTTAGTTCTCCTACTATTCCCACTCACTCTAAATAACCATTGTACTCAAAAGTCTTTGTAGAAGTGGATTTCATCATTACAATAAAGTTTGGCAAGTTTCCATTGTTGAATTCAAGCTTCCGATTGTGCACTCTCAAAAGTCAAGTAAGTTTCATTTATTACACTCTAAGCCCCTACAATATTTGCTTTTAGTTAACGTATATGAATAATTGCAAAGTcctgggtagaagtggtatcagagccacacccTTATTTGCATAAGTATATTTAGACTTCGTCTTTACATTTTCTAACTTTGAATTTAGTCTCTATTTAAATTATctatttcatgcatttatgttcatttattttattaaacttttactgAAAACGTTGGTAAGACTTAAGGCCTTGTTAGTCCGTTGGTAAGTCCGGAGAAGGATGTTCCAGGCATAGTGCTCGGTTGTTCCCGTCTAggtaaaaatttaattaaaataataaacatggctgcatttcttagacaattaaaaataggatcaAATTCAAAACGAGATAatgtagtacaaagtcatgaatatcatatgcctataaataattcagattggactattccagaagaaaaaatagaacatatttatagaataggccctttagatttcaaaactgctttatcagttaaaactcatgaagaaaccatatctcttcaagaagaatatcaatctattcaactattaaatcatagcacaattcaaaaatatttaagaaaAGAATAtcgatatattcatataggtttaatacagattgctgtaaaacctttattccatcTAGGAGTTGATGCTCCAATATATTTAGCATTAAGAGATACTAGAATAAAAAGATATAAACCTTCTTTATTATcaatgattcaaacaaatgtttgtaatggaccaatatattttaactgtgctccaaatttttcaatagactTAACGGATCCACACATTTTGAATTCAGTCATATTAGATattcatctacaaggaaatgaatttgaaaaacatacaaagaattttgcaataatatacaGATTATATTATAGACCCTTATCATCTCATTTAAATCCCaaatttataatgactccaacccttaaagaagaaacaactttattacaagtagatgcagataGACCTACAACTTATACTCCGAAAAGattaaaattgaatgaaataactataccaagtgaatttgaaatcaaaaacccacaaatagcaagaaatatagaacaaactactgctgaagatattatagaaaaacctGATGGAAACACTTTAATAAGATTTGCttcattaagagaaagaccCAGTTCAAGTTATTCATGGATACCAGCTAGACATTCTAACTATGAATCTACTGAGATAAATTTTCCTGTAGAAAATACTTCAACTTTCAAATATAAAACTCCTGTTCCAgaagttataaatcaaaatcaatcagattATTCCCCGactcattcacaaatgaaaggagaaataaatgttataattaaaccatataaagtaaatcataaatatttacaagaagattttgatgatgaagaaaatactgaaaaaagaatttggttttttcaattagaatcaaaatataaagaaaaattaatactagaatggaaagaagaattagaaaaaagaaaatttgattttcctttctttacctGGTTATCATTTTACATTTCAAAAATAGGAATTAATGATGTTTATAATACTcctcaaataaatgttcaaactaatttatataaaaaatggaaattaaaagatgatcaaatacTAACATCAATACACCccccattacaagaagtaaaaataaatataggacaaggagaagtaatagcctcaccttttaaaaagggaagggaagctgaatcaagtacaaataattccataaatttagaagatattaaaaaagtttaccaacaaaataattatacaaatcaaattcttcatacaatatctcaacatatggaagtattaaatacCAAAATTGATACATTAAAGAAACCAGATTTAAAATTCCCTAATGATATATCAGCACCGCATTTCCAACCAAGAAgtctgacaagagaaaaagaacaagatttaGTACAAAGTATTAGTAATCAGAAGATAAGTAATacagataatttattaaataaaatatctaatgcattacaaaatctaactacagattcaaaaccaacaacacccaaaataaatacattagatcaaataatagaagaaaattctacagaagaattagaagatttatcagaaga
Protein-coding regions in this window:
- the LOC113714048 gene encoding uncharacterized protein, producing MGRNINNYGLVPRVLKFHDSNTDARDTISETEIKVSEDDLVSITKLNLGQKAAFDTIMQALYIKGKGCFFIDGPGGTGKTFLYRALLAEVRSKGFTALATASCGVAASILPGGRTTHSRFKIPIDMNSVNMCKITKQSALAKLIQAAKLIIWDEAPMAHKTGIEGVDTLLKDLMGSSELFGSKIMIFGGDFRQVLPVVSKGSKEDFVQASLVTSYIWPQLHKLYLTDNMRAISDPEFTDYLLRIGNGLEPVIQGSKVKIPLPLLIPYKNETESIFELIKTVYPDLIAFSKNDFSLVNRAILTTKNEFVDMLNNLLINIFPGEAQEYISRDKTLDISEQGLFEDF